The following coding sequences lie in one Brevibacterium marinum genomic window:
- a CDS encoding amidohydrolase, translating into MTLTPELTTQLTAWRRDFHRFAEPGWTEFRTTSAIIAVLRDLGWDTVYGPELHDAEARLGVPDAEVLAGERERAVAQGADPELVAAMGDGFTGVLGVLETGRPGPVVCFRFDIDSNDLVELADDSHRPHAEGFASVNDGAMHGCGHDGHAAIGLGLATTLARVREELTGTVKIIFQPAEEGVRGAHSIVAAGWFDDVDLFVATHLKSDDGKGNVLTGSDGYLASTKLDVTFTGLGAHAGGDPEKGKNALLAAASATVNLHAIPRHSEGASRINVGTFHAGEGRNVVPKAASLRLETRGETSSINSYVEERAREVIVGAARMYDVDACVTVVGKADQESPSPELLPYVRACFEGVDGVAEIRDTGGLGGSEDATAMMKRVKECGGLATYVQIGMDTSWGHHTERFDVDEDMLALGVEAETTIALGAGRFLDGVGRR; encoded by the coding sequence GTGACACTCACACCGGAACTGACCACCCAGCTCACCGCCTGGCGACGGGACTTCCATCGGTTCGCCGAACCGGGATGGACGGAGTTCCGGACCACCTCGGCGATCATTGCAGTGCTGCGCGATCTGGGATGGGACACGGTGTACGGTCCCGAACTCCACGACGCCGAGGCCCGACTGGGTGTGCCCGACGCCGAGGTCCTGGCGGGTGAACGTGAGCGTGCCGTTGCACAGGGAGCCGATCCCGAGCTGGTGGCGGCGATGGGGGACGGGTTCACGGGTGTCTTGGGAGTGTTGGAGACCGGCAGGCCCGGCCCCGTCGTGTGCTTCCGCTTCGACATCGACTCGAACGACCTCGTCGAACTGGCCGACGACAGTCACCGCCCCCATGCCGAGGGCTTCGCGTCGGTCAACGACGGTGCCATGCACGGCTGCGGCCATGACGGTCATGCCGCCATCGGCCTGGGACTGGCCACGACGCTCGCGCGGGTCCGTGAGGAGCTGACCGGCACCGTCAAGATCATCTTCCAACCCGCCGAGGAGGGGGTGCGCGGCGCTCATTCGATCGTGGCCGCCGGCTGGTTCGACGACGTCGACCTGTTCGTCGCCACCCACCTGAAGTCCGATGACGGAAAGGGCAACGTGCTCACCGGCTCAGACGGATACCTGGCAAGCACGAAGCTCGACGTCACCTTCACGGGGCTCGGGGCTCATGCCGGGGGAGACCCGGAGAAGGGTAAGAACGCTCTGCTCGCCGCCGCCTCGGCGACGGTGAATCTGCATGCGATACCCCGGCACTCCGAGGGGGCAAGCCGGATCAACGTCGGCACGTTCCATGCCGGAGAGGGGCGCAACGTCGTGCCCAAGGCGGCGTCGCTGCGGTTGGAGACGCGCGGTGAGACGAGTTCGATCAACTCCTACGTCGAGGAACGGGCGCGCGAGGTCATCGTAGGGGCGGCCCGGATGTATGACGTCGATGCTTGCGTGACCGTGGTCGGCAAGGCGGACCAGGAGTCGCCGAGCCCGGAGCTGCTGCCCTATGTCCGCGCGTGCTTCGAGGGCGTCGACGGGGTCGCCGAGATCCGCGACACCGGTGGACTGGGCGGATCCGAGGATGCCACCGCGATGATGAAGAGGGTAAAGGAGTGCGGAGGGCTGGCCACCTATGTCCAGATCGGGATGGACACCTCGTGGGGCCACCACACCGAACGCTTCGACGTCGACGAGGACATGCTCGCGCTCGGTGTGGAGGCCGAGACGACGATTGCGCTGGGAGCGGGGCGGTTCCTGGACGGGGTGGGACGTAGGTGA
- a CDS encoding hydrolase: protein MTALTNVTICRTCGVETSTPPPNVCPICADERQWLPSTGQVWTTREDLESEQHSVSIAEREPGLFALRVEPKLGIGQTCYLAQTEHGNVLFDVPPYIDDKVVAAIAELGGIQAIAASHPHMFGLQLEWSAAFDDAPIFVCRADAEWVQREGLNIWFYYQQSEPVPGVRLQRTGGHFAGSAVALWTGHDGEGVMLSGDTIGPVARSGWVTFMRSFPNYLPLSARVVRRIAASVADLDFDRMYGNFGQTIASGAGEAVASSAERYAEWVSGVHDDLT from the coding sequence ATGACAGCCCTGACGAATGTGACTATCTGCCGGACGTGCGGTGTCGAGACGTCCACGCCTCCGCCCAATGTGTGCCCGATCTGTGCTGACGAACGACAGTGGCTGCCTTCGACGGGTCAGGTGTGGACGACGCGTGAAGATCTCGAGTCCGAGCAGCACAGTGTCTCGATCGCCGAACGCGAACCGGGCCTTTTCGCACTGCGCGTGGAACCGAAGCTGGGCATCGGGCAGACGTGTTATCTGGCTCAGACCGAGCACGGCAATGTGCTCTTCGACGTCCCTCCCTACATCGATGACAAAGTGGTTGCCGCGATCGCGGAGCTCGGCGGCATCCAAGCGATCGCCGCGAGTCATCCCCACATGTTCGGCCTGCAGCTCGAATGGAGTGCGGCCTTCGACGACGCACCGATCTTCGTCTGCCGAGCCGATGCGGAATGGGTCCAGCGCGAGGGTCTGAACATTTGGTTCTATTACCAGCAGTCCGAGCCGGTTCCCGGTGTTCGACTGCAGCGCACTGGCGGCCATTTCGCCGGAAGCGCCGTGGCTCTGTGGACCGGACATGATGGTGAAGGCGTCATGCTCAGCGGTGACACGATCGGACCGGTGGCCCGCTCCGGCTGGGTCACGTTCATGCGCAGCTTCCCCAACTACCTGCCGCTGTCGGCGAGAGTCGTCAGGCGCATTGCCGCCTCGGTGGCCGATCTCGATTTCGACCGGATGTACGGCAACTTCGGGCAGACGATCGCGTCAGGGGCCGGTGAAGCTGTTGCGAGCTCGGCCGAACGCTATGCCGAGTGGGTCTCAGGCGTTCACGACGACCTCACCTGA
- a CDS encoding ArgE/DapE family deacylase: protein MITDDAKQRIIQAVDARFDEQLAATAALVGTPSRREHEEPAQDLIESRLQDLGLRVDRWAIDSDGLKAHPGYGPSTVDYTGMTNLVGTHHPSRDNGRSLILNGHIDVVPQGPEDKWSRSPWDAEVCEGWMYGRGAGDMKAGLIANLFAFEAVRRAGYDLTGRVHLQSVVEEECTGNGSLAALLRGYSADAVIISEPEEDALVRANVGVLWFTVRVSGNPTHPREMASGFNAIDAAFDVMQALRSLEQTWNDRKGEHPYFEDLDHPINVNFGEIRGGDWPSSVPAWCELQVRVATYPGTNADEAWTEIEECVTDAGARRSADGGSPSRPTFDTVLTPNGFYADGYVLEPGSDAEELLERTHHDAFGAELTSFTTPGYLDGRVFVNYGGIPTLVYGPVSEDIHGFDERVSIESVRKCTKSMALFIAEWCGIDEG from the coding sequence ATGATCACGGACGATGCGAAACAGCGAATCATTCAGGCGGTCGATGCCCGATTCGACGAGCAGCTTGCGGCAACTGCCGCGCTCGTGGGCACACCGTCGCGACGGGAACACGAGGAACCGGCACAGGATCTCATCGAGTCCCGCCTGCAGGATCTCGGACTCCGCGTAGACCGATGGGCCATCGACTCCGATGGGCTCAAGGCTCACCCCGGGTACGGCCCCTCCACCGTCGACTACACCGGGATGACCAACCTCGTCGGCACGCACCACCCCAGCAGAGACAATGGGAGGTCGCTCATCCTCAACGGCCACATCGACGTCGTGCCGCAGGGGCCGGAGGACAAATGGTCACGCTCACCCTGGGATGCCGAGGTGTGCGAGGGGTGGATGTACGGCCGCGGCGCCGGTGACATGAAGGCCGGGCTCATCGCGAACCTGTTCGCTTTCGAAGCCGTCCGTCGGGCCGGATACGACCTCACCGGCCGTGTCCACCTCCAATCCGTCGTCGAGGAGGAATGCACCGGAAACGGCTCCTTGGCAGCACTGCTGCGCGGATACAGCGCCGACGCCGTCATCATCTCGGAACCCGAAGAGGATGCCCTGGTCAGAGCCAATGTGGGCGTCCTGTGGTTCACCGTCAGGGTCAGCGGCAACCCGACCCATCCACGCGAGATGGCCAGCGGCTTCAACGCCATCGATGCCGCGTTCGACGTGATGCAGGCCCTGCGCAGCCTCGAACAGACGTGGAACGACAGAAAGGGTGAGCACCCGTACTTCGAGGACCTCGATCACCCCATCAACGTCAACTTCGGCGAGATCCGCGGCGGCGACTGGCCCTCGAGCGTGCCGGCCTGGTGCGAGCTCCAGGTCCGCGTCGCCACCTATCCCGGCACCAACGCCGATGAAGCCTGGACCGAGATCGAAGAATGCGTGACCGACGCCGGTGCCAGACGGTCAGCGGACGGCGGCTCCCCATCCCGCCCGACCTTCGACACGGTCCTGACACCGAACGGCTTCTACGCCGACGGCTATGTCCTCGAGCCCGGCAGCGATGCCGAGGAGCTGCTCGAACGAACCCACCACGATGCCTTCGGCGCGGAACTCACAAGCTTCACCACTCCCGGCTATCTCGATGGTCGAGTCTTCGTCAACTACGGCGGTATACCGACCCTGGTCTACGGTCCCGTTTCCGAGGACATCCACGGATTCGACGAACGCGTGAGCATCGAATCAGTGCGCAAGTGCACGAAATCCATGGCGCTCTTCATCGCCGAATGGTGCGGCATCGACGAAGGCTGA
- a CDS encoding fatty acid desaturase family protein yields MESVDVVNRPLSTPALGKESRAEVLQRRRANRGTAQQEFASDFSALMAQVKEAGLLARRPGWNTLRFVLLGLSYVVAFAMLFLIGESWWQMATAVVFGIIFTQTAYVAHDAAHRQIFTSGKVGEWVSTIIGNLFIGLSYGWWLKKHNALHHANPNKAGVDGDIAPGALVFTAEDAQQRSGLAKWFAARQGWFFFPLLTLAGLQLHVNSVKAIIKGQSSIKRRWIEGVFITIRLIGFPLIAIWAAGPLIGIVFTIVQVMVFGVHMGGSFAPNHKGQPIVPKDVKIDFLRRQTLMSRNISGGRPMGFLMGGLNYQIEHHLFPSMPSVNLHKVQPMVREYCRQKDIEYTETTLFESFGIIVRYLNRVGLGQSDPFDCPVTAQFRSR; encoded by the coding sequence ATGGAATCAGTAGATGTCGTGAATAGGCCCCTGTCGACACCCGCCCTCGGGAAAGAATCCAGGGCTGAGGTGTTGCAGCGAAGGCGCGCCAATCGCGGCACCGCGCAGCAGGAATTCGCCAGCGACTTCAGTGCGCTCATGGCTCAGGTCAAAGAAGCCGGCCTGCTGGCACGGCGACCAGGCTGGAACACCCTGCGCTTCGTCCTTCTCGGGCTCTCCTACGTCGTCGCCTTTGCGATGCTCTTCCTCATCGGTGAAAGCTGGTGGCAGATGGCCACCGCGGTCGTCTTCGGGATCATCTTCACCCAGACAGCGTATGTCGCCCACGACGCGGCGCACCGTCAGATCTTCACCAGCGGCAAGGTCGGCGAGTGGGTCTCGACCATCATCGGCAATCTCTTCATCGGCCTCAGCTACGGCTGGTGGCTGAAGAAGCACAATGCTCTCCACCACGCGAATCCGAACAAGGCAGGTGTCGACGGCGACATCGCGCCGGGTGCACTGGTCTTCACCGCCGAAGACGCGCAGCAGCGCTCGGGTCTGGCGAAATGGTTCGCGGCACGGCAGGGCTGGTTCTTCTTCCCCCTGCTGACACTGGCCGGTCTGCAGCTGCACGTGAATTCGGTCAAGGCGATCATCAAGGGACAGTCATCGATCAAACGTCGTTGGATCGAAGGCGTCTTCATCACCATCCGACTCATCGGGTTCCCCCTCATCGCCATCTGGGCAGCCGGGCCACTCATCGGCATCGTCTTCACCATCGTCCAGGTCATGGTCTTCGGTGTGCACATGGGCGGTTCGTTTGCTCCCAATCACAAGGGGCAGCCGATCGTTCCCAAGGACGTCAAGATCGACTTCCTGCGCCGCCAGACTCTGATGTCACGCAATATCTCGGGCGGGCGTCCGATGGGCTTCCTCATGGGTGGCCTGAATTATCAGATCGAACACCACCTCTTCCCCAGCATGCCCAGCGTCAATCTGCACAAGGTCCAGCCGATGGTCCGCGAATACTGCCGCCAGAAGGACATCGAATATACGGAGACGACGCTCTTCGAATCTTTCGGCATCATCGTCCGCTACCTCAACCGGGTCGGCCTGGGACAGTCAGACCCCTTCGACTGCCCGGTCACCGCGCAGTTCCGCTCGCGCTGA
- a CDS encoding response regulator transcription factor has translation MIRIVIADDQAMVRAGFAALLDAHPDIEVVGQAQDGVECVSLVAEVKPDIVLMDVRMPEMDGIEATREILSAGTGAGSSNGSEEQDPSFHDLRAQELPTSALHSPDLQEPGFQSADLQPSPLHDQYQQTDRDHDQQTQRSTLSTLGTNTIDGGVPRIIMLTTFDIDDYVFDAIRAGASGFLLKDAPPKELAEAVRVVASGDGLLAPSVTRRVIEHFAAGPQSSNAAALPDLTDREREILVLVARGETNTEIAASLFIAVQTVKTHVSRILYKLDARDRAQAVIAAYESGLVVPRTQV, from the coding sequence GTGATTCGGATCGTGATTGCCGATGATCAGGCGATGGTACGGGCAGGTTTCGCCGCTCTGCTGGACGCGCACCCCGATATCGAGGTGGTCGGTCAGGCACAGGACGGAGTCGAATGTGTGAGCCTCGTCGCCGAGGTGAAACCAGATATCGTCCTCATGGATGTGCGGATGCCTGAAATGGACGGCATTGAGGCCACTCGAGAAATCCTCTCGGCGGGTACCGGAGCCGGTTCCTCGAACGGATCCGAGGAACAGGATCCGTCGTTCCATGATCTGCGAGCACAGGAACTGCCGACGTCCGCTCTCCATTCACCTGACCTCCAAGAACCTGGCTTCCAATCCGCTGATCTGCAGCCATCCCCACTGCATGACCAGTATCAGCAGACCGACCGCGATCACGATCAGCAAACGCAGCGGTCGACGTTGAGCACCCTGGGCACGAACACCATCGACGGGGGCGTCCCGCGGATCATCATGCTCACGACTTTCGACATCGACGACTACGTCTTCGATGCGATCCGGGCCGGTGCCAGCGGCTTCCTCCTCAAGGATGCTCCGCCCAAGGAGCTCGCCGAGGCGGTGCGTGTGGTGGCATCGGGCGATGGGCTCCTGGCCCCGAGCGTCACCCGCCGGGTCATCGAGCACTTCGCCGCGGGACCGCAGAGTTCGAACGCCGCTGCCCTGCCGGATCTCACCGATCGGGAACGCGAGATTCTGGTGCTCGTGGCACGCGGTGAAACGAATACGGAGATCGCAGCCTCGCTGTTCATCGCCGTGCAGACGGTCAAGACTCATGTCTCGAGGATCCTTTACAAGCTCGACGCCAGAGACCGTGCGCAGGCGGTGATTGCGGCCTATGAGTCCGGACTCGTCGTGCCCCGGACACAAGTCTGA
- a CDS encoding histidine kinase, whose translation MLFSKLFDRFLPPGRRLNPEALAWVAVILAAIGMLAVESSIAVGVHEAPVALAFTIAVFHAGSMPLSMLRPLFGAIVSVIACGALPLLGPYIAGAPWPWMVPMMITQILIILIIGLRAHWGVALAALLASIAISAAVAVIGYMQHPESRADPSIVNIVVFACIAGGFYVAAVIVQQWHLIRSQLVQEKENTAEEHSKRVVVEEKTRIARELHDIVAHSMSIINIQASSAPFRHPNIDSDVEKEFEDISVSARHALTEMRGLLGVLRNDDSSQELAPQPKFSEIEGLVKKAQAAGVNVTMERSGEPLDRSLRDSTGLAGYRIVQEALSNAIRHATESHIHIKVDSGGAAVWISVVNSAGKGPSEAAKNEVHRHQGLIGMRERAASVGGELRTGWTSDGGFEVEAVLPLAVADSHTSDIRDTGDNNSGSQNTGDSESGSRSAVQSGARDHDRGEHAPRGDAANGHDSTVNAEEVNAEESNAEEVGAEAGTSHPAKSTPNLDQSNPNSDQSNPRSDRAGQNAENTANRDNTPAQSHGGERSNA comes from the coding sequence GTGCTGTTCAGCAAGCTGTTCGACAGATTTCTGCCACCGGGTCGCAGACTCAACCCTGAGGCTCTGGCCTGGGTGGCAGTGATCCTCGCCGCCATCGGAATGCTCGCCGTCGAGTCCTCGATCGCGGTGGGAGTGCACGAAGCTCCTGTCGCTCTGGCATTCACCATCGCGGTCTTCCACGCCGGATCGATGCCGTTGTCGATGCTGCGTCCGCTCTTCGGCGCAATCGTCTCCGTCATCGCCTGCGGCGCCCTGCCGTTGCTCGGGCCCTATATAGCGGGGGCGCCGTGGCCGTGGATGGTGCCGATGATGATCACGCAGATCCTCATCATCCTCATCATCGGCCTCCGCGCGCATTGGGGCGTGGCTTTGGCTGCGCTGCTCGCGAGCATCGCGATCTCTGCGGCCGTTGCCGTCATCGGGTACATGCAGCATCCCGAGAGTCGGGCCGATCCTTCGATCGTCAACATCGTCGTCTTCGCCTGCATCGCCGGTGGCTTCTACGTGGCCGCGGTGATCGTCCAGCAATGGCATCTGATTCGATCGCAGCTGGTGCAGGAGAAGGAGAACACAGCCGAAGAGCATTCGAAACGCGTCGTGGTGGAAGAGAAGACCCGCATCGCCCGGGAGCTGCACGACATCGTCGCCCACAGCATGTCGATCATCAACATCCAGGCCTCGAGCGCACCATTCCGCCACCCCAACATCGATTCCGACGTGGAAAAGGAGTTCGAAGACATCTCCGTCTCCGCTCGTCACGCGCTGACAGAGATGCGTGGCCTGCTGGGCGTGCTGCGAAACGACGATTCGAGCCAAGAGCTCGCACCGCAGCCGAAATTCTCCGAGATCGAAGGCCTCGTGAAGAAGGCGCAGGCGGCCGGAGTCAACGTCACGATGGAACGCAGCGGGGAACCGCTCGACCGCAGTCTGCGCGACAGTACCGGGCTGGCCGGCTATCGGATCGTGCAGGAAGCGCTGAGCAACGCCATCCGCCACGCGACCGAATCACACATTCACATCAAGGTGGACAGCGGCGGCGCCGCCGTGTGGATCAGCGTCGTCAACAGTGCCGGAAAGGGCCCCTCGGAGGCTGCGAAGAACGAGGTCCATCGCCATCAGGGCCTCATCGGAATGAGGGAACGGGCCGCCTCTGTCGGTGGCGAGCTGCGCACCGGATGGACCAGTGACGGAGGTTTCGAAGTCGAAGCTGTGCTGCCGCTGGCGGTGGCGGATTCGCACACGTCCGATATCCGGGATACCGGGGACAACAACTCGGGGAGCCAGAACACCGGTGACTCCGAATCCGGGAGCCGGAGCGCCGTTCAAAGTGGGGCCAGAGACCATGACAGGGGCGAACACGCGCCACGCGGAGATGCCGCAAATGGTCATGACAGTACCGTCAACGCCGAGGAGGTCAACGCCGAGGAGTCCAACGCCGAGGAGGTCGGTGCCGAAGCTGGAACCTCGCACCCTGCGAAGTCGACCCCGAACCTAGACCAGTCGAATCCGAACTCAGACCAATCGAATCCAAGATCGGACCGGGCCGGCCAGAACGCTGAGAACACCGCAAACCGCGACAATACGCCGGCCCAATCACACGGTGGCGAAAGGAGCAACGCGTGA
- a CDS encoding HNH endonuclease signature motif containing protein: protein MKATGTAHDAQCGDGGGQRLRASSTNARADDAEGASPRYSVRFESSVTKLASTSAESDQTQLKVLELSAGVILEHVIQNHGSDVPEGDDPYRFSTIAGTVARRDYPSDEESASGVKQRATFSDIAWNSGPLDESDLDLTCTDLVRVPKTSTAVMSYDPKFAASVRSPQTESEPEVAEPPDFPGFEPGTDFSLWVHDNVLTEDIAEISTAFGTSTPRTYRRLTSAMTVIHGLPRFAERVRDGEFTYAHVEVAADLCQTVALRYLPTLDDYLAVRRADVTSETLRTALRKKIQLFEPKEDRAEVAARRRRVDVDTFKDGSACMSMTGPAAEVNASFQRIQAMARAIHSGQTSTFNLAPGVEIIDDRTINNLMFDIATRPQPKLDIKVKQIDPVTGVQSTSEAPLLDNDGNPLFDFDDHSIGSLTDCVRRNAPASAVGTAFASESLPQAEAAEYSVTVGMPTDQWWLANQAAVVVTVPFLTVTADSELPGSLADGSPVPAETARRIASRSKTLTRILTDPATGTPVDAKATTYRIPNDVRKTLIAQWAMCTAPGCSRRAEKSEIDHVIPFDHDHPDQGGLTRFMNLHPLCKRHHAVKTARNYSVRMPKSGVVEYEFTHGVTATVAAPDQPVDVSHALEFHALSGMRPRRWRIPKDKVPPPVYVLELMPGESTIREREEARRRDQERAEHDRRLKDGYDRARTERRQLMLERARDWEKAAFQLCLPPGSNPVTMKRLPKGRRRNHSRYRAKKTGDGRISRFEDRGIKDAWRVPRAQWEHDLAKDPPPF from the coding sequence ATGAAGGCCACAGGCACAGCTCATGATGCGCAGTGCGGCGATGGCGGGGGCCAGCGCCTCCGGGCCTCGAGCACGAATGCTCGCGCGGATGACGCTGAAGGCGCCTCACCTCGTTACAGTGTCCGGTTCGAATCCAGTGTCACGAAGCTCGCAAGCACGTCCGCCGAATCCGACCAGACGCAGCTGAAGGTCCTCGAGCTCAGTGCTGGAGTCATCCTCGAACATGTCATCCAGAACCACGGCTCCGATGTTCCCGAGGGCGATGACCCTTACAGATTCTCGACGATCGCCGGCACGGTCGCTCGACGTGACTACCCGTCCGACGAAGAGAGCGCCAGCGGCGTCAAACAACGGGCCACCTTTTCTGACATCGCGTGGAACTCCGGTCCTCTTGATGAATCCGACTTGGACCTGACGTGCACAGATCTCGTCAGGGTCCCCAAAACGTCAACGGCCGTGATGAGCTACGACCCGAAATTTGCCGCGAGCGTCCGGTCGCCACAAACTGAGTCAGAGCCTGAAGTCGCCGAACCTCCAGACTTCCCGGGCTTCGAACCGGGCACGGACTTCTCCCTGTGGGTTCATGACAATGTGCTTACCGAAGACATCGCTGAGATCTCGACAGCCTTCGGAACGTCCACTCCTCGCACATATCGCCGCCTGACCTCGGCGATGACGGTGATACATGGACTCCCGCGGTTCGCCGAACGCGTTCGCGACGGCGAATTCACGTATGCACATGTAGAGGTCGCCGCAGATCTGTGCCAAACGGTGGCATTGCGGTATCTTCCCACGCTCGACGACTACTTGGCTGTTCGCAGGGCAGACGTGACCAGCGAAACACTTCGGACTGCCCTGCGGAAGAAGATTCAACTCTTCGAGCCGAAGGAGGACCGGGCCGAAGTGGCCGCGCGCCGCCGCCGTGTCGACGTCGACACGTTCAAGGACGGCAGCGCATGTATGTCAATGACAGGCCCAGCGGCAGAGGTCAACGCCAGCTTTCAGCGGATCCAGGCAATGGCCAGGGCGATCCATTCAGGACAAACGAGCACCTTCAACCTGGCACCCGGCGTTGAGATCATCGACGATCGCACCATCAACAACCTCATGTTCGACATCGCGACGCGTCCCCAACCTAAGCTGGACATCAAAGTCAAGCAGATCGACCCGGTGACCGGAGTCCAGAGCACCTCTGAAGCGCCGCTTCTGGACAACGATGGGAACCCTCTCTTTGACTTCGACGACCACAGCATCGGCAGCCTCACCGACTGCGTAAGGAGAAATGCACCTGCTTCCGCGGTGGGAACGGCTTTTGCTTCTGAGTCGCTGCCGCAAGCTGAAGCCGCTGAATACTCTGTGACGGTTGGGATGCCTACAGACCAGTGGTGGCTGGCCAACCAAGCCGCAGTCGTGGTTACAGTTCCGTTCCTCACGGTCACGGCTGATTCGGAGCTTCCAGGATCTCTCGCCGATGGTTCGCCTGTGCCGGCAGAGACCGCACGGCGCATCGCCTCCCGTTCAAAGACTCTGACGAGGATACTGACGGATCCTGCCACTGGCACTCCGGTCGATGCGAAGGCCACCACGTATCGAATCCCGAACGATGTACGGAAGACGCTCATCGCACAATGGGCGATGTGCACGGCACCCGGATGTAGTCGAAGAGCAGAGAAATCAGAGATCGATCACGTCATTCCTTTTGACCATGACCACCCTGACCAGGGCGGGCTTACCCGATTCATGAATTTGCATCCACTATGTAAGAGACACCATGCGGTGAAGACTGCCCGGAACTACTCGGTGCGAATGCCGAAATCGGGTGTTGTGGAGTATGAATTCACTCATGGCGTGACAGCGACCGTCGCCGCTCCCGATCAACCGGTCGACGTTTCTCATGCGCTCGAATTCCATGCACTGAGCGGGATGCGCCCCAGGCGGTGGCGAATCCCGAAGGACAAAGTGCCTCCACCGGTATATGTTCTGGAACTGATGCCCGGTGAGTCGACCATTCGTGAACGAGAGGAAGCGAGAAGGCGTGACCAGGAGCGTGCTGAGCACGACCGACGTTTGAAGGACGGTTATGACCGGGCGAGGACAGAACGTCGACAGTTGATGCTCGAACGGGCGCGAGACTGGGAAAAGGCAGCCTTCCAGCTCTGCCTACCACCGGGGTCGAACCCGGTGACGATGAAGAGGCTTCCGAAAGGGCGACGTCGGAATCACTCGCGCTACAGGGCGAAGAAGACTGGCGACGGTCGCATCTCGCGGTTCGAAGACAGGGGCATCAAGGACGCCTGGAGAGTTCCGCGAGCACAGTGGGAACACGATCTCGCGAAGGATCCGCCACCATTCTGA
- a CDS encoding SLC13 family permease, whose product MSAELICVIVLGLMFVIGTWRDINMGLLGFIAAAGVGGLVLHQAPEEFFAGFPVDLFLTLVGLTYLFGFAQNNGVIEVIVNWCVKLVGGRIALMPWIFFGLTAVLIALGALFAVAIIAPLALSFARKHRINQFMVGLLVVHGALAGAFSPISVYGIFINDYLAKNGLTPTPVSLFLAPLVFNLIFALVVYLVLHRRPGLRAEADDRLSAESESSVPGSVDSPTSPTAPRSGLLTTKSPTRGVEGNRVVRSQVPTLVGLIAMALSVLIFGWDVGIVTITISVVLAFIDPTAGKAAMTKVSWSVVILITGVLTYIAVLQEAGTVEWVSAGISAIGIPLLAALLLFYMSGLVSALASSLAIIGVVIALAVPFLESGDVHVGGFVAALAIAATIVDISPFSTNGAMLLANVHSTIRDRYYKQMIGYAGLMCLVGPGLAWVVAAVPTVLTK is encoded by the coding sequence ATGAGTGCGGAACTGATCTGTGTGATCGTCCTCGGGCTGATGTTCGTCATCGGCACGTGGCGTGACATCAACATGGGCCTGCTCGGCTTCATCGCCGCCGCCGGCGTCGGCGGTCTGGTCCTCCATCAGGCACCCGAGGAGTTCTTCGCCGGCTTTCCCGTTGACCTCTTCCTCACGCTGGTGGGCCTGACCTATCTGTTCGGTTTCGCACAGAACAACGGGGTGATCGAGGTCATCGTCAATTGGTGCGTGAAACTCGTCGGCGGCCGAATAGCACTGATGCCATGGATCTTCTTCGGACTCACTGCGGTACTCATCGCTCTGGGTGCGCTCTTCGCTGTGGCGATCATCGCGCCTCTGGCTCTGTCGTTCGCACGGAAGCATCGGATCAATCAGTTCATGGTGGGCCTCCTCGTCGTCCACGGTGCACTGGCCGGGGCCTTCTCCCCCATCAGCGTCTACGGCATCTTCATCAACGACTATCTGGCCAAGAACGGGCTGACCCCCACCCCGGTGTCCCTGTTCCTCGCGCCGCTGGTCTTCAACCTCATATTCGCGCTCGTCGTCTACCTCGTCCTCCACCGTCGACCCGGATTGCGCGCCGAGGCGGACGACCGGCTGTCCGCCGAGTCCGAGAGTTCCGTACCCGGCTCCGTTGACTCCCCTACCTCGCCGACAGCACCTCGGTCGGGCCTCCTGACGACGAAGTCTCCCACCCGGGGTGTCGAGGGCAACCGGGTGGTCAGGAGTCAGGTTCCGACTCTGGTCGGGCTGATCGCCATGGCTCTGTCCGTGCTCATCTTCGGGTGGGACGTCGGAATCGTGACGATCACGATCTCCGTCGTTCTCGCGTTCATCGATCCGACGGCGGGCAAGGCCGCCATGACCAAAGTGTCGTGGTCGGTCGTCATACTCATCACTGGTGTGCTCACTTATATCGCCGTGCTCCAAGAGGCCGGAACCGTAGAATGGGTCTCGGCGGGGATCTCGGCGATCGGCATTCCGCTGCTGGCCGCGCTCCTGCTCTTCTACATGTCGGGACTCGTCTCGGCGCTGGCCTCGTCGTTGGCGATCATCGGCGTCGTCATCGCCTTGGCTGTACCATTCCTCGAATCCGGTGACGTACACGTGGGCGGGTTCGTTGCGGCGCTGGCGATCGCTGCGACCATCGTCGACATCAGCCCCTTCTCGACCAATGGCGCGATGCTGCTGGCCAATGTGCACTCGACGATCCGCGACCGCTACTACAAGCAGATGATCGGATATGCCGGGCTCATGTGCCTCGTCGGCCCGGGGCTGGCTTGGGTGGTCGCAGCCGTGCCGACGGTGCTCACGAAGTGA